In a single window of the Halobaculum lipolyticum genome:
- a CDS encoding creatininase family protein — MPETEHDLATMTWEDAGDRFLGADGVVVPTGSTEQHSVHLPLSTDSLRAEHLSAELVEAAPDHDLDLLRAPTLPYGYSEHHMPFPGTVTLSQDTYKQALIDIGASLAEHGAERVIFLNCHGGNTEALALASDRLSRDHDTTAHVVHWTDYGRDELEEHFGDGWGHAGDHETSFVELVREDLVKTERKEPQNARDLPETTSWTYFSDVSEQGGLGDPTNSDPEFMESVVENTTERILEALTDDIDAGW, encoded by the coding sequence ATGCCCGAGACCGAACACGACCTCGCGACGATGACGTGGGAGGACGCCGGCGACCGGTTCCTCGGCGCCGACGGCGTCGTCGTCCCCACCGGCTCCACCGAACAGCACTCCGTCCACCTCCCGCTGTCGACCGACAGCCTGCGCGCCGAGCACCTCTCTGCGGAGTTAGTCGAGGCGGCGCCGGACCACGACCTCGACCTCCTGCGCGCGCCGACGCTCCCGTACGGCTACAGCGAACACCACATGCCGTTTCCCGGCACCGTCACCCTCTCGCAGGACACGTACAAGCAGGCCCTGATCGACATCGGGGCGTCGCTCGCCGAACACGGGGCCGAACGAGTGATCTTCCTCAACTGCCACGGCGGCAACACGGAGGCGCTGGCGCTCGCGAGCGACCGGCTCAGCCGCGACCACGACACGACCGCCCACGTCGTCCACTGGACCGACTACGGCCGCGACGAGTTGGAGGAGCACTTCGGCGACGGCTGGGGCCACGCCGGCGACCACGAGACGAGCTTCGTCGAACTCGTGCGCGAGGACCTCGTGAAGACGGAGCGAAAGGAGCCGCAGAACGCGAGGGACCTGCCCGAGACCACCTCGTGGACGTACTTCTCGGACGTGAGCGAGCAGGGCGGGCTGGGCGACCCGACGAACTCCGATCCGGAGTTCATGGAGAGTGTGGTGGAGAACACGACCGAGCGGATCCTGGAGGCGCTGACCGACGACATCGACGCCGGCTGGTGA
- a CDS encoding sensor histidine kinase, with translation MTNSGGHGASRDGAVNRDDDAEPDDDARGPPWFSTALAASGVFTGALVVATAALAFTSSGRSPGSIVLGLVGPLCAVWAYGVTLAWVARTRPPREHHARLAGWLVIGVIPLVVGAVVMQAYSAAVGALDSFSPAAAGGWACGGVVFGAAVGIGDVRVRMRTAEAEEANARYERLVEVLTVLNRVLRHDVRNDLTVIAGYIDLARREGDASIHEYLDGIEARAERIERLSDHARLAEDAVLGDDAVEGTTDLALVAERVVGTIARDFPAATVTVETAAADAGARVPGHDLLESAVHNVVENAVEHAGREDPTVEVSVRVRPADAAGDGARPRLPGGEVPASVVEVVVDDDGPGFPDRERTVLEEGGEDALESSSGMGLWVVHWIVDAVGGVTTVADRDGGGSVVTLRFPRVE, from the coding sequence GTGACGAACTCGGGCGGGCACGGGGCATCGAGAGACGGCGCCGTGAACCGCGACGACGACGCGGAGCCGGACGACGACGCCCGCGGGCCGCCGTGGTTCTCGACGGCGCTGGCGGCCAGCGGCGTGTTCACCGGCGCTCTCGTCGTCGCCACGGCGGCCCTCGCGTTCACCTCGTCGGGGCGGAGTCCGGGGTCGATCGTGTTGGGACTCGTCGGCCCGCTGTGTGCGGTGTGGGCGTACGGCGTCACCCTCGCGTGGGTCGCGCGGACGCGCCCGCCCCGCGAGCACCACGCCCGCCTCGCCGGCTGGCTCGTGATCGGGGTGATCCCGCTGGTCGTCGGCGCGGTCGTGATGCAGGCGTACAGCGCCGCCGTCGGGGCGCTCGACTCCTTCTCGCCGGCGGCCGCCGGGGGGTGGGCCTGCGGCGGCGTCGTGTTCGGCGCCGCCGTCGGCATCGGCGACGTGCGCGTCCGGATGCGCACCGCCGAGGCCGAGGAGGCGAACGCCCGCTACGAGCGCCTCGTCGAGGTGCTCACCGTCCTCAACCGGGTGTTGCGCCACGACGTCCGCAACGACCTCACCGTGATCGCGGGCTACATCGACCTAGCGCGCCGCGAGGGCGACGCGTCGATCCACGAGTACCTCGACGGCATCGAGGCGCGCGCCGAGCGCATCGAGCGCCTCAGCGACCACGCCCGCCTCGCCGAGGACGCGGTGTTGGGCGACGACGCCGTCGAGGGGACGACCGACCTCGCCTTGGTCGCCGAGCGCGTCGTCGGCACCATCGCCCGCGACTTCCCCGCGGCGACGGTGACCGTCGAGACGGCCGCGGCCGACGCCGGCGCCCGCGTACCGGGGCACGACCTGTTGGAGTCGGCCGTCCACAACGTCGTGGAGAACGCCGTCGAACACGCCGGCCGCGAGGACCCGACCGTGGAGGTGTCCGTCCGCGTGCGTCCGGCCGACGCCGCCGGCGACGGGGCGCGACCGCGGCTGCCGGGCGGCGAGGTGCCGGCGTCGGTCGTCGAGGTGGTCGTCGACGACGACGGCCCGGGGTTCCCCGACCGCGAGCGCACCGTGTTGGAGGAGGGCGGCGAGGACGCGCTGGAGTCGAGTTCCGGGATGGGGCTGTGGGTGGTCCACTGGATCGTCGACGCCGTCGGCGGCGTCACGACCGTCGCGGACCGCGACGGCGGCGGCAGCGTCGTCACGCTCCGGTTCCCCCGCGTCGAGTAG
- a CDS encoding DNA topoisomerase I: MELIVTEKDNAARRLSEILSGEDFDTERRAGVNVYRWGGTRCIGLSGHVVAVDFPPEYDDWRDVEPVELIDAPVRKRPTQEGIVRALRLLSREADRVVIATDYDREGELIGKEAYELIREVNEDVPVDRVRFSSITQREVTEAFENRDEIDFDLAAAGEARQIIDLIWGASLTRFLSLSARQLGNDFISVGRVQGPTLKLIVDREREIEAFDPEDYWELFADLLKREGDETDAEDAFDAQYFYEADDGTEAERVWDEATAEAVYGRLAEAEAATVASVRRRSRTDEPPAPFNTTQFIRAASSVGYSAQRAMSIAEDLYTAGFITYPRTDNTVYPEDLDERELLDDLSMGREFGDDAESLLDLDDITPTEGDEETTDHPPIHPTGELPAPSEISDDEWEVYELVVRRFLATCAPDAEWEHLRVVTEVDEGDDAVGVDDGPLRLKSNGKRLVEEGYHRVYPYFSTNESYVPDVSKGESLAVTDTALEAKQTQPPRRYGQSRLIETMEDMGIGTKATRHDVIQKLYDRGYIESDPPRPTGLAEAVVEASEEFADRIVSDEMTAQLEADMQAIAAGEKNFDEVADESREMLAQVFEELAESREAVGDHLQKSLKADKQLGPCPECGDTLLVRKSRAGSYFVGCDGYPDCEYTLPLPSTGKPLILDDVCEDHGLNEVKMLAGRKTFVHGCPQCKADEADEEEDEVIGVCPDCGEEHDGKLAIKRLRSGSRLVGCTRYPDCDYSLPLPRRGEIEITDESCEEHDLPHLVVHSGDEPWELGCPICNYREYQSRQAGSELETIEGVGEKTAEKLKDAGVEDVPSLKEMEPDALADELDGVGPDTVRDWQAKAD, encoded by the coding sequence ATGGAACTGATCGTCACCGAGAAGGACAACGCCGCGCGGCGCCTCTCGGAGATCCTCTCGGGCGAGGACTTCGACACCGAGCGGCGCGCCGGCGTCAACGTCTACCGCTGGGGCGGCACCCGCTGTATCGGGCTGTCGGGCCACGTCGTCGCGGTCGACTTCCCGCCGGAGTACGACGACTGGCGCGACGTGGAGCCGGTCGAACTCATCGACGCGCCGGTGCGCAAGCGCCCGACGCAGGAGGGGATCGTCCGGGCGCTGCGCCTGCTGTCGCGGGAGGCCGACCGCGTCGTCATCGCGACCGACTACGACCGCGAGGGCGAACTGATCGGCAAGGAGGCGTACGAACTGATCCGCGAGGTGAACGAGGACGTCCCCGTCGACCGCGTGCGCTTCTCGTCGATCACCCAGCGCGAGGTGACCGAGGCGTTCGAGAACCGCGACGAGATCGACTTCGATCTGGCCGCCGCGGGCGAGGCGCGCCAGATCATCGACCTCATCTGGGGGGCGTCGCTGACGCGGTTCCTCTCGCTGTCGGCGCGGCAACTCGGCAACGACTTCATCTCCGTCGGCCGGGTGCAGGGACCGACGCTGAAGCTGATCGTCGACCGCGAACGCGAGATCGAGGCGTTCGACCCCGAGGACTACTGGGAGCTGTTCGCGGACCTGCTGAAGCGTGAGGGCGACGAGACCGACGCCGAGGACGCCTTCGACGCGCAGTACTTCTACGAGGCCGACGACGGCACCGAGGCAGAGCGCGTCTGGGACGAGGCGACCGCCGAGGCCGTCTACGGCCGGCTGGCGGAGGCGGAGGCCGCGACCGTCGCGTCGGTCCGTCGCCGGAGTCGGACGGACGAGCCGCCGGCGCCGTTCAACACGACGCAGTTCATCCGCGCGGCCTCCTCCGTCGGCTACTCCGCTCAGCGCGCGATGAGCATCGCCGAGGACCTGTACACCGCCGGGTTCATCACCTACCCGCGGACGGACAACACCGTCTACCCGGAGGACCTCGACGAGCGCGAACTGCTCGACGACCTGTCGATGGGACGGGAGTTCGGCGACGACGCCGAGTCGCTGCTGGATCTGGACGACATCACGCCCACCGAGGGCGACGAGGAGACGACCGACCACCCGCCGATCCACCCGACCGGGGAACTGCCCGCGCCCTCGGAGATCTCCGACGACGAGTGGGAGGTGTACGAGTTGGTCGTGCGGCGGTTCCTCGCGACGTGTGCGCCCGACGCCGAGTGGGAGCACCTGCGCGTCGTCACCGAGGTCGACGAGGGCGACGACGCCGTCGGCGTCGACGACGGTCCGCTCCGCCTGAAGTCCAACGGGAAGCGCCTCGTGGAGGAGGGGTACCACCGCGTGTACCCGTACTTCTCGACCAACGAGAGCTACGTCCCGGACGTGTCGAAGGGGGAGTCGCTGGCGGTGACCGACACCGCGCTGGAGGCCAAGCAGACCCAGCCCCCGCGCCGCTACGGCCAGTCGCGGCTCATCGAGACGATGGAGGACATGGGCATCGGGACGAAGGCGACCCGCCACGACGTGATCCAGAAGCTGTACGACCGCGGCTACATCGAGAGCGACCCGCCGCGACCCACCGGCCTCGCGGAGGCGGTCGTCGAGGCCAGCGAGGAGTTCGCCGACCGCATCGTGAGCGACGAGATGACCGCCCAACTGGAGGCGGACATGCAGGCCATCGCCGCCGGCGAGAAGAACTTCGACGAGGTCGCCGACGAGTCCCGCGAGATGCTCGCGCAGGTGTTCGAGGAACTCGCCGAGTCGCGCGAGGCGGTCGGCGACCACCTCCAGAAGTCGCTGAAGGCCGACAAACAGCTCGGGCCGTGCCCCGAGTGCGGCGACACCCTCCTCGTGCGCAAGTCGCGCGCCGGCTCGTACTTCGTCGGCTGCGACGGCTACCCCGACTGCGAGTACACGCTCCCGCTGCCGTCGACGGGGAAGCCGCTCATCCTCGACGACGTGTGCGAGGACCACGGGCTGAACGAGGTGAAGATGCTCGCCGGGCGCAAGACGTTCGTCCACGGCTGCCCGCAGTGCAAAGCCGACGAGGCCGACGAGGAGGAGGACGAGGTGATCGGGGTGTGCCCCGACTGCGGCGAGGAGCACGACGGGAAGCTGGCGATCAAGCGCCTGCGCTCGGGGTCACGGCTGGTCGGCTGTACGCGCTACCCCGACTGCGACTACTCGCTCCCGCTGCCGCGCCGCGGCGAGATCGAGATCACCGACGAGTCGTGCGAGGAGCACGACCTCCCCCACCTCGTCGTCCACTCGGGCGACGAGCCGTGGGAACTGGGCTGCCCGATCTGCAACTACCGCGAGTACCAGTCCCGGCAGGCGGGGTCGGAGTTGGAGACCATCGAGGGGGTCGGCGAGAAGACCGCCGAGAAGCTGAAAGACGCCGGCGTGGAGGACGTCCCCTCGCTCAAGGAGATGGAGCCGGACGCCCTCGCCGACGAACTCGACGGCGTCGGCCCGGACACCGTGCGCGACTGGCAGGCGAAGGCGGACTGA
- the aspS gene encoding aspartate--tRNA(Asn) ligase gives MHGRTYTADATPGEAVTVAGWVHETRDLGGIAFLILRDKSGKIQVKLEKDEMDDDLVETGLDAHRESVLKVEGDVKEEPRAPTGVEVVPTDIEVVAPADPELPLDPSGKVDAELPTRLNNRTLDLRKPEVQAIFEIRAELLRAVRDAFRSHEATEINTPKIVATGTEGGTELFPISYFGEEAFMNQSPQLFKQLMAGSNLERVFEIGPIFRAEEHNTPRHLNEAHSIDFEGAFCDHTEAMDVAEAVTTAAYEAVAENCADELETLGIADEFEVPSGDFPRLSYQEALDRVNATGELDEHLVWGDDLSTEAEHVLGQEVGEHYFVTDWPSEVKPFYIKDHDDEPEKSTGFDMMHPRMELVSGGQREHRYEELIAGFEQQGLDPEEFDYYTKMFRYGMPPHAGWGMGCERLLMTMLDLDNIREAVLFPRDRQRLSP, from the coding sequence ATGCACGGTCGAACCTACACGGCGGACGCGACCCCCGGCGAGGCGGTCACCGTCGCCGGCTGGGTCCACGAGACCCGCGACCTCGGCGGTATCGCGTTCCTGATCCTCCGCGACAAGAGCGGGAAGATCCAGGTGAAGCTGGAGAAAGACGAGATGGACGACGACCTCGTGGAGACGGGGCTGGACGCCCACCGCGAGTCCGTCCTGAAAGTCGAGGGCGACGTGAAAGAGGAGCCGCGTGCCCCCACCGGCGTCGAGGTCGTGCCGACCGACATCGAGGTCGTCGCGCCCGCCGACCCCGAACTGCCGCTGGACCCCTCCGGCAAGGTCGACGCCGAACTGCCGACGCGGCTGAACAACCGCACGCTCGACCTCCGCAAGCCGGAGGTGCAGGCCATCTTCGAGATCCGCGCGGAGCTGCTGCGCGCCGTGCGCGACGCGTTCCGGAGCCACGAGGCCACCGAGATCAACACGCCGAAGATCGTCGCGACGGGCACCGAGGGCGGCACGGAGCTGTTCCCCATCTCGTACTTCGGCGAGGAGGCGTTCATGAACCAGAGCCCGCAGCTGTTCAAGCAGCTGATGGCCGGCTCCAACCTCGAACGCGTCTTCGAGATCGGCCCGATCTTCCGCGCCGAGGAGCACAACACGCCGCGCCACCTCAACGAGGCCCACTCCATCGACTTCGAGGGCGCCTTCTGCGACCACACCGAGGCGATGGACGTCGCCGAGGCGGTCACGACGGCCGCCTACGAGGCCGTCGCCGAGAACTGCGCCGACGAGTTGGAGACGCTCGGCATCGCCGACGAGTTCGAGGTCCCCTCGGGCGACTTCCCGCGCTTGAGCTACCAGGAGGCGCTCGACCGCGTCAACGCGACGGGCGAACTCGACGAACACCTCGTCTGGGGCGACGACCTGTCGACGGAGGCCGAGCACGTGCTCGGCCAGGAGGTCGGCGAGCACTACTTCGTCACCGACTGGCCCTCGGAGGTCAAGCCGTTCTACATCAAAGACCACGACGACGAGCCGGAGAAGTCGACCGGCTTCGACATGATGCACCCGCGCATGGAACTGGTCTCGGGCGGCCAGCGCGAACACCGCTACGAGGAACTCATCGCCGGCTTCGAGCAGCAGGGGCTGGACCCCGAGGAGTTCGACTACTACACGAAGATGTTCCGCTACGGCATGCCGCCCCACGCCGGCTGGGGGATGGGCTGTGAGCGGCTCCTCATGACGATGCTCGACCTCGACAACATCCGCGAGGCCGTCCTCTTCCCGCGCGACCGTCAGCGCCTCTCGCCCTGA
- a CDS encoding phosphoglycerol geranylgeranyltransferase, with amino-acid sequence MSAPWEDWDHVLKIDPDKELHADETFADACKTGTDAIEIGGTLDVTSEKATRVIEACKAHDVPLFQEPSNPAVVVDDEALDGYLIPTVFNAGEPFWITGAHKEWVRIADDLDWERTHTEAYIVLNPDASAAQLTSADCDLTAEEVGAYARVAERMFGQDIVYVEYSGTLGDRETVQAAHDALDEATLFYGGGVHDYDDAHAMGRVADTVVVGDLLHDEGADAVRETVEGVKDAHAELADA; translated from the coding sequence ATGAGCGCGCCGTGGGAGGACTGGGACCACGTCCTGAAGATCGACCCCGACAAGGAACTCCACGCCGACGAGACGTTCGCCGACGCCTGCAAGACCGGCACCGACGCCATCGAGATCGGCGGCACCCTCGACGTGACCTCCGAGAAGGCGACCCGCGTCATCGAGGCGTGCAAGGCCCACGACGTGCCGCTGTTCCAGGAGCCGTCGAACCCGGCGGTCGTCGTCGACGACGAGGCGCTCGACGGCTACCTCATCCCGACGGTGTTCAACGCCGGCGAGCCGTTCTGGATCACCGGCGCCCACAAGGAGTGGGTCCGCATCGCCGACGACCTCGACTGGGAGCGCACCCACACCGAGGCGTACATCGTCCTCAACCCCGACGCCTCCGCCGCACAGCTCACCAGCGCCGACTGCGACCTCACGGCCGAGGAGGTCGGCGCCTACGCCCGCGTCGCCGAGCGCATGTTCGGACAGGACATCGTGTACGTCGAGTACTCCGGCACGCTCGGCGACCGCGAGACGGTGCAGGCCGCCCACGACGCGCTCGACGAGGCGACGCTGTTCTACGGCGGCGGCGTCCACGACTACGACGACGCCCACGCGATGGGGCGGGTGGCCGACACCGTCGTCGTCGGCGACCTGCTCCACGACGAGGGCGCCGACGCCGTCCGCGAGACGGTCGAGGGCGTCAAGGACGCCCACGCCGAGTTGGCCGACGCCTGA
- a CDS encoding 4-phosphopantoate--beta-alanine ligase: MSDDAAADAEADAADADTGDPEVPADPQHEAEIPEDHPRYQSLLTRHRIEHGVDLGITSKQGLIAEGRGEAFDYLLGEETLPSADAAARAAAAHLLLADHPVVSVNGNVAALVPGEVVDLAAATGADIEVNLFNRTDERMQAIADHLREHGADDVKGLTADGRIPGLSHERAKVDADGIGDADVVVVPLEDGDRAEALGAMGKTEIVIDLNPMSRSAQVAAVPIVDNIIRAVPNVTRHAEELADATEEELREIVDSFDREAALEEAERAIRNGDLD, encoded by the coding sequence ATGAGCGACGACGCCGCCGCCGACGCCGAGGCTGACGCCGCCGACGCCGACACGGGCGACCCGGAAGTGCCGGCCGACCCCCAGCACGAGGCGGAGATCCCGGAGGACCACCCGCGCTACCAGTCGCTGCTCACCCGTCACCGCATCGAACACGGCGTGGATCTGGGCATCACCTCGAAACAGGGGCTGATCGCGGAGGGGCGCGGCGAGGCGTTCGACTACCTGCTCGGCGAGGAGACGCTGCCCTCCGCGGACGCCGCCGCCCGCGCGGCCGCCGCACACCTCCTGCTCGCCGACCACCCCGTGGTCTCGGTGAACGGCAACGTCGCGGCGCTGGTGCCCGGCGAGGTCGTCGATCTGGCCGCCGCCACGGGCGCGGACATCGAGGTGAACCTCTTCAACCGCACCGACGAGCGGATGCAGGCCATCGCGGACCACCTCCGCGAGCACGGCGCCGACGACGTGAAGGGACTGACGGCGGACGGGCGCATCCCCGGTCTCAGCCACGAGCGCGCGAAGGTCGACGCCGACGGCATCGGCGACGCCGACGTGGTCGTCGTCCCGCTGGAGGACGGCGACCGCGCCGAGGCGCTGGGCGCGATGGGGAAGACGGAGATCGTGATCGACCTCAACCCGATGAGCCGGTCGGCGCAGGTCGCCGCCGTCCCCATCGTCGACAACATCATCCGCGCGGTGCCGAACGTCACTCGTCACGCCGAGGAGTTGGCCGACGCGACGGAGGAGGAACTCCGCGAGATCGTCGACTCCTTCGACCGGGAGGCGGCGCTCGAGGAGGCCGAGCGAGCGATCCGGAACGGCGACTTGGACTGA
- a CDS encoding cupin domain-containing protein, with the protein MDRVAVDDLDNSLQPAAVVRHLADPLGCEDLAINYYELAPGDSFAFAYHAHEVQEEVFVVLSGTATWVVGPEPTDPDDPIGSGDPGAPSQRREVEVGPSEAIRIPPGQFQRGWNRAEAGGERVRALALGAPRAYGEQPKRDDCPDCDTEAPVSIRRAPDDESRLITVCADCGAEVARWRRGDDGENERVR; encoded by the coding sequence ATGGACCGCGTCGCCGTCGACGACCTCGACAACTCGCTCCAGCCGGCCGCCGTGGTGCGCCACCTCGCCGACCCGCTCGGCTGCGAGGACCTCGCGATCAACTACTACGAACTCGCGCCCGGCGACTCGTTCGCGTTCGCCTACCACGCCCACGAGGTCCAGGAGGAGGTGTTCGTCGTCCTCTCGGGCACCGCGACGTGGGTGGTGGGTCCCGAGCCGACCGACCCGGACGACCCGATCGGGTCCGGCGACCCGGGCGCCCCGTCCCAGCGGCGCGAGGTCGAGGTCGGGCCGTCGGAGGCGATCCGGATCCCGCCCGGACAGTTCCAGCGCGGGTGGAACCGGGCGGAGGCAGGGGGCGAGCGCGTGCGGGCGCTCGCGCTCGGCGCGCCGCGTGCCTACGGCGAGCAGCCGAAGCGCGACGACTGTCCCGACTGCGACACGGAGGCGCCGGTGTCCATCCGGCGCGCCCCAGACGACGAGTCACGCCTGATCACCGTGTGTGCGGACTGCGGCGCCGAGGTGGCGCGGTGGCGACGCGGCGACGACGGCGAGAACGAGCGGGTCCGGTGA
- a CDS encoding pantoate kinase codes for MDEATAFAPGHVTAFFAPYPDDDPARAGSRGAGLALSDGVEATVRRVDDADAATADSAADGGLAGLELDGVPAEMEPVRRVLAELRVVAEVEVSSEVPVGAGFGVSGAAALATALAANEAFGLRRSENDLVSVAHAAEAAAGTGLGDVVGQFRGGLPVRLDPGAPDHGRMDGVPARPRVEYVSFGELSTERVLGGDLDPVREAGEAALARLLDSPDERELVAAGRDFAEEAGLLVPEVAEAVEAVAAEGGLGSMAMLGRTVYALGTGLSDAGYDATACRVDPTGATLRPTE; via the coding sequence ATGGACGAGGCGACCGCGTTCGCGCCGGGGCACGTCACCGCCTTCTTCGCGCCGTACCCCGACGACGACCCCGCTCGCGCCGGCTCGCGCGGCGCCGGTCTCGCGCTCTCGGACGGCGTCGAGGCGACCGTCCGCCGGGTCGACGACGCCGACGCGGCGACGGCGGACTCCGCGGCCGACGGCGGTCTGGCCGGGCTGGAACTCGACGGCGTCCCCGCCGAGATGGAGCCGGTACGACGGGTGCTCGCGGAGCTGCGCGTCGTCGCCGAGGTCGAGGTGTCGAGCGAGGTGCCCGTCGGCGCCGGCTTCGGCGTGTCGGGCGCGGCGGCGCTGGCGACGGCGCTGGCGGCCAACGAGGCGTTCGGGCTCCGCCGCTCGGAGAACGACCTCGTGAGCGTCGCCCACGCCGCGGAGGCGGCCGCCGGCACCGGTCTCGGCGACGTGGTCGGCCAGTTCCGCGGTGGCCTCCCCGTCCGGCTCGACCCCGGCGCGCCGGATCACGGCCGCATGGACGGCGTCCCCGCGCGCCCCCGCGTCGAGTACGTCTCCTTCGGCGAACTGTCGACCGAGCGGGTGCTGGGCGGCGACCTCGACCCCGTCCGGGAGGCCGGCGAGGCCGCGCTCGCTCGACTGCTGGACTCGCCCGACGAACGCGAACTCGTCGCCGCCGGGCGCGACTTCGCCGAGGAGGCCGGCCTGCTGGTCCCGGAGGTCGCCGAGGCGGTCGAGGCGGTCGCGGCCGAGGGCGGCCTCGGGTCGATGGCGATGCTCGGGCGGACGGTGTACGCGCTGGGGACGGGACTGTCGGACGCCGGCTACGACGCGACGGCGTGCCGCGTCGACCCGACGGGCGCGACGCTGCGCCCGACCGAGTAG
- a CDS encoding serine hydrolase has translation MNTEARSRAADLLRRTMRRDRLPGVGVCVVDRDGVVYADGFGSRDLAGNRPASADTLFGVGSVTKSVTALALAQLREAGMLDFDDPVSDHLDVDLGGGDDDPVRLRHLLSHTSGLPSLGTSEALIGRRLRRSTDTTPLASRADFRAHVAGAVDPDGGERVGAPGERFAYSNEGYVLLGDVVEATTGREYGAYVAEHVLDPLGLDRATFDDATFAMDDDHATLYLHEDGETVAASVPTRELSRPAGGLFASATDLGRYLRLFLNDGSLDGREVVSPASVATLTEGRIDTPSGPYGYGWRTREACGRALVGHSGSIAVSSAYAGFCPAEGLGVAVAANASPDYPLVRLGEAVFACALGEDPAEAVPFVERRRRFDRLTGEYAAYRGAKRAYVARDGGTLRLQLVGPLGGESLPLVASEDPYTFHTPTEAGEPVPVEFRVDDDAGGRSVSLADGSSAGGRGPSVDLLYDRWHLHKVADEGASRE, from the coding sequence ATGAACACCGAGGCGCGGTCGCGGGCGGCCGACCTGCTGCGACGGACGATGCGGCGCGACCGACTCCCCGGCGTCGGCGTCTGCGTCGTCGACCGCGACGGCGTCGTGTACGCCGACGGCTTCGGCTCCCGGGACCTCGCCGGCAACCGTCCCGCGAGCGCCGACACCCTGTTCGGCGTCGGCTCGGTGACCAAGTCCGTGACGGCGCTGGCGCTCGCACAGCTCCGGGAGGCGGGGATGCTCGACTTCGACGACCCCGTGAGCGACCACCTCGACGTCGACCTGGGCGGGGGCGACGACGACCCGGTCCGGCTCCGACACCTCCTGTCGCACACGTCCGGGCTGCCGTCGCTGGGGACGAGCGAGGCGCTCATCGGCCGGCGCCTGCGCCGCTCGACGGACACGACCCCACTGGCGAGCCGCGCGGACTTCCGTGCCCACGTCGCGGGGGCCGTCGACCCGGACGGCGGCGAGCGCGTCGGCGCCCCCGGCGAGCGGTTCGCGTACAGCAACGAGGGGTACGTCCTGCTGGGCGACGTGGTCGAGGCGACCACCGGCCGCGAGTACGGCGCGTACGTCGCCGAACACGTGCTCGACCCGCTCGGGCTGGACCGGGCCACCTTCGACGACGCGACGTTCGCGATGGACGACGACCACGCGACGCTGTACCTCCACGAGGACGGGGAGACGGTGGCGGCGTCGGTGCCGACCCGGGAGCTGTCGCGCCCGGCGGGCGGGCTGTTCGCCTCCGCGACCGACCTCGGACGCTACCTCCGGCTGTTCCTGAACGACGGGTCGCTCGACGGTCGCGAGGTCGTCTCCCCGGCGTCGGTCGCGACGCTCACCGAGGGCCGGATCGACACCCCGAGCGGGCCGTACGGGTACGGCTGGCGCACCCGCGAGGCGTGCGGGCGGGCGTTGGTGGGTCACTCGGGGTCCATCGCCGTCTCCTCGGCGTACGCCGGCTTCTGCCCGGCCGAGGGGCTCGGCGTCGCCGTCGCCGCCAACGCCTCGCCCGACTACCCGCTCGTCCGGCTGGGCGAGGCCGTCTTCGCGTGCGCGCTCGGGGAGGACCCGGCGGAGGCGGTGCCGTTCGTCGAGCGTCGCCGGCGGTTCGACCGCCTGACGGGCGAGTACGCCGCCTACCGCGGCGCCAAGCGGGCGTACGTCGCCCGCGACGGCGGGACGCTCCGGCTCCAACTCGTCGGGCCGCTCGGCGGGGAGTCGCTCCCGCTGGTCGCCTCCGAGGACCCGTACACGTTCCACACGCCGACCGAGGCGGGCGAGCCGGTCCCCGTGGAGTTCCGCGTCGACGACGACGCGGGCGGGCGCTCCGTGTCGCTCGCGGACGGTTCGTCCGCGGGCGGACGGGGTCCGTCGGTCGACCTCCTGTACGACCGCTGGCACCTCCACAAAGTGGCCGACGAGGGCGCCAGCCGGGAGTAG
- a CDS encoding TfoX/Sxy family protein: MTPSGYYDEAAAGDLRARCDRTTENWPGVAHTTMFGCPSYTADGTLFAVVSTQGVALTRLPDAERERLAADHPVEPFEAGGRTVGRWAVVPPAAATACDLDRYLRASYEAARGE, from the coding sequence ATGACGCCGAGCGGGTACTACGACGAGGCGGCCGCGGGCGACCTCCGTGCGCGCTGTGACCGGACGACCGAGAACTGGCCGGGAGTGGCCCACACGACGATGTTCGGCTGTCCGTCCTACACCGCCGACGGGACGCTGTTCGCGGTCGTGTCGACGCAGGGCGTCGCGCTCACCCGCCTCCCGGACGCCGAGCGCGAACGCCTCGCCGCCGACCACCCCGTCGAGCCGTTCGAGGCCGGCGGCCGGACGGTCGGCCGCTGGGCGGTCGTGCCGCCGGCGGCCGCGACCGCCTGCGACCTCGACCGCTACCTCCGCGCGAGCTACGAGGCCGCGCGGGGCGAGTGA